The nucleotide window TTTTCTCAGAGactattttctattttggttAAATCTGCAAATTATTCATCAAAAGTGTATATAGAAGTACATTTTTTAATACttcttgattattattattttaaagagttatttccccaatacagtttttttctgctgtacagcatggtgacccagttacacatacatgtacacattctgttttcacaccttatcctgctccatcacaagtgatgagacatagttcccagtgctacacagcaggatctcattgctagaaGTACATTTTTATCTCTTGTTAAAATGCTCCACTTCTCCTTGTTAACTTTTGTTTCAGTCTTCTCTTAGTGAATGCGTCTGATATTTATCTACTTTAATAATTCACTTTTTTCAAAGaatagctcttggttttacttgtcatttttactgtttttaaattggtcgttttttgcttttgtcttaacTAATTCTATCCTCAGCTTTTTGATATGAAGACTTTAGTTATTTTCTAGATTCTTGACTGCTTaattcattttagttttatttaataagAAGAATCTAAAGCTGAGACTTCTTTCGGTGACAACTTTTGACAAGTCCCATGTTCTcgttgttataatttttttcatgctGTTTGTTATGTGTCTAAATTAGGTTTCAGAGCTAGACAGACTGTTTCCAAAGAACGAGTGCCTATGCTTTGCGTCTTCTCATTGTAGAGCAGAAGAGTCAGCCTGGGGGATTTGTTCAGAATCATTGATGGAAATAGTTCATTGAGAATTAGAACaaaatcagttctttttttttttttttttttaactcatcagAAACCTTTTAATACTTGGTCACCAGAATTCCCTTGACGGTGCTTCAGCTTTTTAGGGGTGTAGACAATAAAGAAAACTAGAGGCCAGATTGTGCGTGTTAGCTGGGCGTTTCTTCTGCTGGTCTCCTCTGGGGTCATTCACATATCGGTTAGCTTGCTTGGTTTTCTTCCGAAAGCTTGGGCTTCCTCGTGTCGCGACTGGGTTCAAAGAATCATTGTCATTGAAAACAGCTTGTTGAGATGTATTTTACTCATTTCAGATACACATTTCAGTGATTTTAGTCACTTTATCAAGTGGTGAACCATCACACCATATGTCAGTGTTAGAACATTTTACTCCCTCCAGTAAAATCCCTTATGTCCACTCATAGTTACCCCTGTTGTGCTCACTTGGCAGCACATAGCCTAAAGTTGGAGTGATGCAGTTAACCTTCCCTCCATCCCCGCCCCCAGGCAGCCACTATTCCACTTGCCGTCTATAAATACGCTGTTTCTGACATGTCATTTGAATGGAATCACAGGATGTATGATctcttgtctggcttctttcattcagcatagtATTTTTGCAATTAATCCACAAGGTtacatatgtttatttctttctgttgctgAAAGATCCTTCATTGTATGAACTTAGTATGTCATTGGTTTTTAGTAAATCTGCAGTTcgttttggaaacatttttgatCCAGGATGGACATAAATTAGGGTCACATTTTAGCCTTTAATACTCTGGTTTTTAGATTAAGACGTTTGGTAGCCTAACAAATGTTGTACATATtccttggaaattttaaaaacatgtctgGTCTGtttaaataattgctttttttttttttttttttgagtggccacactcacagcatatggaatttcctgggccagggcctgaatctgagccacaactgcgacctacaccatggctgcagcaaccccaggtccttaacctacctgccacgccacagcaggaactcctaaacagtagTCCTTTATGCAGCTGTCCTatcatgccttttaaaaaagtcattccaGTGCCTTACCAGTTTTGTTCATTAGACCTCTGGTATTAGAGTTCTTGGCTATAACTACTGCTTTGTCAAattcttgtttttcaaaatataatgctAAGTAGAATGATAGTTCCCCACTTATACCTCTTTTAGGGTATACATTCCTGAGAGATGCAGGCCACTGCAGTGGTGAAGACGGCTGCTGGTAAAGGCTACCACACTGATGGAGGAAACGCCCAGAAAGGTGAGGGCCACTCCCGGTGGCTTTATTCTGAGTGGAGAAGCCTGTTCCATGTCATTGGTATTAACGCCACTTGTCTGCAGCTGAACTCATCAGCGTCTCCCTctggctcccccacccctgcttttcCTCTTCATCCTCTACCTTTACTCTGCTTCCTCAAGTCCCTCTTTGGCACTAAGTAGTCCCTTTCGTCTGTGGCACCACGTGGTGACCCTTAGCATCGCCGTAGAAAGCTCTTTAAACAGGTGAGAGCTGACCGAATCCCTTTAACTGACTGGGACCAGCTTTTTtaactttcttgtttttattttttggctgtacctgcagcacatgaaagttcctgggccagggatcgaacccaagctgccgcagtgacaccaccagaagaccagatccttcacctgctgtaccacaaggaaactctgtgatcagctttttaaataaaataaactagaaaatagCCGAATATATTGGATGTAGTTGGAGTAATtactctttttaacattttttgctTCACTTAACCGGACAGATGTATGGAGTGTGTGCTACATCTTGGTATAAAATATGTTTCTGATTGTGTCCttagtaaaataaatgtttgaaagccgctgttctctctctccctcacctaCCATTTTCAGGTGACCACCAAGTCTTGCCAGTTGTGGAACGTTTATGccagcctcttctcttccagtcctACCCACATACTCTCGGTCTGCCCGCCCTCGGTCTCCCGCTTCAAACCTTCTTTCTTGCTGTTGCCGGAGGTGTCTAAAACACAATTCCGTTCACCTGGGTACCCTTTTTTAAGATGCTTTCAGTGGTTCTTCATGGCGCGAGAAGAAGAACCAAACTCCTTAACACATCATCAAAGGCCACTTTCTGTTCATAGTTCCTCTCGTTCCCTTAGAGCTATTTCACTGCAGACAAGCTGGCTTACAGTTTCCTAAAAATGCCATGTTTTTTCACACAGCTAACTTTGTACATGCTGTTTAATTTACCTGAAATAACTGTTTTGTttcaaaaacactttttaaatgtaaagtttcCTCTGAAGTCTGCTTCTACTTTCTTAGCACTTAGCTGCTCATCAGTACAACTCCGACAGCCCTCTTCAACTATGTTGCATTTATATGTGGTTTTCTGACCTATGACCCTTACATGAAAGCCACAAGTTACCTGGGTACGACACCCGGGTCTTCTTCCCTTTGTTTCTGCAGGGCCTAAGGCTGGCACTAGGACACTAAGAGGCTGCAGAGAGACTGGCTGCCTTCTAAATAGTAGATGCTCTGCTGTTGAAAGAGTTCAGAAAGAATCTTAGCAACTGTCTTAGCCAGCCAGGGCTGTCACAGCTGACGACCATGGCAGTGGCTTGAACAACAAATAATTAGTTTTTCACCGTTTAAGAAGCAGAAAATCCAAATcggggtgccagcatggtcaggtctGGTaaaggctctcttcctggcttgtggaCGGCCGCCGCCTTGCAGTGTCCACACATACAGGGAGAAAGCCAGCTCGCTGGTGTCTCTTTTCTCATAAGTGCACTTATCCCATTTTGAGGGTCCCACCCTCCTGACCTCATCTAGCCtgaattacctcccaaaggccccatctccacgTGGgaagttagggcttcaacacataCGAATCTTGAGGAGGACACGGTTCCGTCTTCAGCAACAACCATTTAGGGGTATGTGTCATGGCTGAGGTGTAGAAAGTATTCTTAGGTTGGGAAGAGCTCTGGCCAGATCACAGCTAAGGCTTCTTCTATGTTTAAATTCTGTAATGTTGCTGCTAAcatgtctttccttcttttttaaacagaTGAGCCTGCTCGTCCTCAGAGAGGGTATTTGTTGCTGTCTCCCAATGGTAGTAAAGAAGCCCAGCTGACACTTCTCGACGACTGGGACCCCTTAGCATTAGGCAAAAGCGCTAATGACAACGAAATCAGCAGTGTTGGCAAAATAGATTTATTGGCACCGTCTTTAACTGTGAGTCCGGATACTGACGTAGAGAGGGCTCACTCGAAGTCAAGTGAGTTTGAAGATAGTACTGACTATGCTGTCTTGAGTGAAACATACTCAATACATTATTCAGAGTCAAAACTGCAGAAAAGGCTCATTCCTTTAAATTCAGAGTTAGACTCTGAATtgcaaaaaaaagaggagatgtTTTTTGATATTCTGGAACATCAAGGAAATAAGGCTATTGACTTGGAAAGAATCTACAAGAATTCAGATGATGATTATAACGAAACTACTGAAGAGATGCTAAAGCATGATGCAGATGGAGACTCGCAGCAGGAGTATCACAGCGCAGAAGAGCAAGAGTATATAAGTAACCATTTATATTTTGACCAAACAGAGACATTAAACATATCTAATCTGGAAGTTTGGGCATTAAGAAATCCAAGCAATCGAGAAGAAAATCATGTTAAATTGCAAAGTAATTCTGGCATCTCTTTTGATTCAGTTGATACTTATGGACAAGAAGAGTCACCTCATGTCTCCACATTTCGGAATTCCGTTATGTTAAGAGAGTATCAAGCGCCAGAGTGTGGAAAGTGTGAGGAGCAGGAGACAAGTGTAATGTACCACACGGCTTTTGACGGGATGGCACTAAGGAGTAGTCCTCTTGACCACCAGGCATCTCCGTCTGAGAGTGGTTTCTTTAACCCTCAGAAAGCATTAAAAACTAGAGTTTATCCTGGCAAAATGAAATCTCAACTAGCTGAAAGTAAAGATTTTGGTGGAAATTCAGTTGTTGAGAACAGAATGTTACAGCACCTTGAAAATCCAAGCACGTTACCACAGGACAGAGACTTAGAGACACGACTCGTGAAGACGCAGCCCCGTAAAGATTGTCAGACTTCCTGGACCTCTATTTTTGATGATTCAGCAGTTTCCGCCTCTGGGCATTCGCATTGTAAAAGCCTACAAAACACCCCTAACCCAGCTCTAGATTCTTCTGTTAGTCTGCCAAGGTCTGCAAGCAGGGGTAACCAGGCAGTAGAGGAAGGTGGCTGTCCAAAGATGGCCAGTGGCAGTGCTGCACATCAGGCGCGCTCTCACGTCGCAGAAGCACCATGTCCTGAATCCATGACAGATGGGGCACGTTGTACAGTCACGGTTAACCAGACAGTGGATGTTAGCACAGACTTTAGGGCTTGTTTCACAACCAGCAGGGCAACCAATGCAGGATCTTCTGTAGTATCTACCTCAAGCAACACAGAGGTGACAATGATGAGTAAAAAGCGACCTGGCGAATGGCGGAGGGAGAGACGGAGAAGCGTGGCTTGTGATGCAGATGCCCAGACGGCAGTGGCAAAAGGATCTTTGGGGAAATCTCTCTCGGTTGGGAGTTTAAAACCTAATGGAAATTTCCTAAATGAGGTAAAACTAGGATGGTtagtgataaaaatatatttggcttTATAAAGAGGTGCTGCatgctatgtaaatatttttttttctttttttttttttttagggccgcacttgcagcatatggaggttcccaggctaggggtggaatcggagctgtagccgccggcctacaccacagccacagcaacgccagatcagagccgcatcttcaacctacaccacagctcacagcaacccactgagcgaggccagggattaaacccgcaacctcacggttcctagtcggatgtggtTCTGCTGCGCcgtggcaggaactccttctctgtAAGTGTTTTGGTTTATTATATCAAGGCCTGCTGCGGCTTTTGTGGAGGATGCTGGATGAAGGGAAGAGGTGAGCAGATTGCTACCACTTCTGTTCTCTGGGGCAGCTGTTGCCACAAAGTCAACCGAAAGTTGGATTTTACATCCTGCCAGTTTGAAACTCTACATGCAGTATGTATTGTTTGTCGTATATGTctaatttgattttaaatcatgttttcagGATTCCTTGGAAGTAAGGAAAGCATTTGATATCACAGACTTAAGCAAACATTCTGAAAGGTAAGTCAGATGTATCAGCTTGCAAATACGTATGAGGAAATAAGAtcgttttttgccttttgtgtaGGGTATTTAACCATAGAGAATAATAGCTAAGAGAGAGTTTAAGAGATTGTCTGCTTTAGCAATTTGCCTTCAGACAAGTATGTATTAGGACAATATAGAGGGTTAAAGCTTTTCACTTACTCGGGTTTCGCTCTGAATAATTCCTTCAGAAAAACTCAAGGCATCTTTATTGATTCAAGCCAAACCCATACTGATTTGATTACTTCATTTTCTGTCATTTGGTCCTCtgtagaacaaaacaaaatagcagCTTCGGAAAACATCATATATATGAAGAACTAAACGGCTACTTTCACTGGGATAGTTTTATCTTGATTTTAATTTGTTGTATGATTTACTTTGCATCCGCGGAGAgctaggagaagagaaagggagaagtcTCCAAGAAGCCAAATTAATTTTCAtgctctgagggagttcccgtcgtggtgcagccgaaacgaatcgactaggaaccatggggtttcaggttcgatccctggcctcgatcattgggttaaggatctggcgttgccgcgagctgtggtgtaggtcgcagatgtggctcagatcctgtgttgcttggctgtggtgtaggccagcagctgtagctccgattagacccctagcctgggaaccttttgcagccctaagaagaaaaaaaaaaaaaaattcatgctctGAGGTCATTTGCTTTTTCCTCCATTCATCATTTATTCTTCTAATGAATTTAATCTGGTATCCAgttctataaaattaaattaaaaagttggtTTCCAGAGGCAGAAGTATTGAGAACAGTTAGAAGTGGCAGCTAGTAGCAAGGGAAAAATTTTTAACCAAGAACTATTAACATTCAAAAACATAATGAGTTTGGAGATTTTTGATATAATAACAGCAAAATATTTGCTTATAATATGTGAGCgttattattattaagaaaaatgtaggagttcccatcgtggctcagcggtaacgaacctgactaggatccatgaggatccgggttcaatccctagcttgctcagtaggttaaggatctggtgttgccgtgagctgttgtgtaggtcaaagacgtggctcagatcctacatggctgtggctgtggtgtaggccagcagctgtagctctgatttgacccctaacctgggaacttccataagccgcaggtgtggctgtgaaaagacaaaaagaaaaagaaaaaagaaacatgtagaaaaaagtaaattatgtCTATTTTAAATAGATAGCATTTAGAAATACTATCCTCCAGAATGTTTATAACTTGTAAAAATGTTGGCCAGTGCTTGATTTAGGTTGAAAATATATTGATTCTGGACAAATAAGTTAGTACTTTACTTTAGAATCCTTTTCTTAGTAAAACAAAGTATGAATTTGAGAATTGTTTACTCTcttctgaaaagaatatatttagctTTGACTCTTGACATCCTTGTTTTCTGCAGCTATAATGTGTTTCTACAGCCTTTCCATCTTtagtaaaaaattgttttaaacttGAAAGAGAAATGTAAGacatttaaaatctgtttctgAAGGCATGTCATTAACATCCAAAAATAATTGGAATCTTAcctaattcaatttttttatttcaaagggaACCTCAACTTACTAAAGAGGCGGAGAAGACTTTGCCATCAAAGTGCTGTGAGCAGATAATGCAGAGAGCTGTCCAAGCGGAGTCGCACCTTTTAAATGTTCACTATCAGATGTGTCATCAGCATTGCAGTGACATTTACAAactcctcatggataatagggaAGTATTAGATAGGTGATTGTTcgggtttgtttgcttgttatctgcttttttattgagatagaattgatttacaatattatatgtttcaggtgtatgtCATAgtaattcacagtttttaaaggttagactccatttatagttataggTAATTGTTCATTTTAAATCTGTATCTTCCTAGAAATTTATcactaattttacatttattctagAAAATTTCTTTAGTTTTCCCTTTTGAAGGGAGAAATGAAGGCTAGATTACAACTGGGTTAACTGGCCTGGGGGTAATGGGCTTTAAAAAGTAGAACACCCTAGTTTCATGGAGAGAGAGCAGCACGTGTTGAGACGATGGATGGATCCGGTGAACTATAGATGGTGTTTTCTTCAGGAAGTCCGAGTGTGGGTGAAGTCCGTTGGAGGGTTTTTCACGCCATTCGACCCCATTCTCTCTGTCCCGTGTGTGTGCTGAGGGTTGCTGGTTCTGCCCCGGGAAAAACTCGTCTGCTGTCGTTCATCTTCttttactaaacatttaaaagaagttTTAGGGATCTCGTCGAGTTAGAATAAAGTGTGTAATTCGATGTTCATTCATCTTCttttactaaacatttaaaagaagaagTTTTAGGGATCGCGTCGAGTTAGAATAAAGTGTGTAATTCGATACTCGTTTTAAATGGATGGCTTAGGCCTAAGTAATTTCGTTTTGTAACCTTAACTTTCAAACAGGAGCTTATCGAGTAATTCTACCAAGAAGGAGTTAGGATCAGCCCTGCGGTCAGTTTTGGGAGATTTGAAAGTTAGGTATGTGAacttgaaagaaaagataaacaaggGTGTACCTCTAGAAGAGCTGCCGCCACTGTCACTGGAGTCAAAATTGCTGTCGGCCTTCTCCACCTTTGCTTCCAGGGTACGTATGTATGGCTTAGgaataaaatttttacttcatttagatggaaaacattttcagctgaaagctttttcttcccttctctctttttctagttaatgaaaaaagaatcacATGTGTAAGTTATGTTTTCACCTAATTTAGAATtcactagtttttaaaaattgctaaattCAGTTACCTTTGTGTTCTGTCTTGGTCCTTACTCAGAACATTGACAGATTATGTAATGAAATGTTTATCTGTTTAGCTTTTCAGGAGACGATTCTGAACGAGATCATCAAAGTACACATGATGTTGATGTTTCTTCGAGTCTAAAAACAGCACACTCTCAAGTGAGGATTTTTTTACTTGCTTCATCACGTGTAAATCTTTAATTTTGTGGCTTACACAAAGTAAACTATAATTTTTAGGCGTTCTCACATCCTTTTCACTCAGTTGGCTCATTTTGTGCACTGCCATTTGAGGGATGTAACTGATTAGAAGGAACGTGCTGTTCTGGTCAAACAGGTGTCAGTAGTATGTGTTGGATAAGGTGACCGTATAATTTATCATCAAATCAGGAGGCCTTTGGGGATGAAAGGCAGTGACGTTCATAATTCACCATGACAACTGGTATAAACCTTGActgactctggagttcccgttgtggcgcagtggtgaacgaatccgactaggaaccatgaggttgcgggttcggtccttggccttgctcagtgggttaaggatctggcatggccgtgagctgtggtgtaggttgcagacgcagctcggatcccgcgttgctgtggctgtggtgcaggctggtgactacagctccgattggacccctagcctgggaacctccatatgccacgggagcggcccaagaaatagcaaaaaaaaaaaaagacaaaaaaaataataagatgcaTCCCAaagacaaaagtgaaataaatacttgattggtttatattcctttctattaagataaatgattaaaagtaaattactttagagctcctgttgtggcacagcagtaaagaacccaactagtatccatgaggacgcaggttcaatccctgcccccactgaatgggttaaggctccagtgttgccataagctgtgatgtaggtcacagatgtggctcagatctggcgttgctgtagctgtggcataggctgcagttgtcattcagcccccagcctgggaacttccatatgctgtgggtgcagcacttaaaaaaaaaaaaaaaaaaggaaagaaaaaaaagtgctttagCAACTTATTCTGTTGTCctaccctttaaaaaaatggacGTCTCAGTTATCCACAAAGAATTAACAGGTTTAAAATCAGATCTTTATGTTTTCAGATTTCTTAGTTTGCTTAAACAACTTATCCATTTAATGATATAATGTTCTGGGgggttatttttttcattattgtaaaGGTAGCAGTGTGTAACCTGATTATTTGGGcagaacaataaatattttttgaagtgcaGGATGTAGTCTAACGTTTTTATAACCTTAATTTTGGTTCTAAAACAGTACCTACTTTAAATTAAGATTAGATTTTAATCCTGCCTCATTGAGTTAACAAGTTATGCCTGAAAACCAATGTAGTATAGGGTAGTGTTTCTAAATTTCAACTACTTATGTACCTGAATTTTTTGTAGCCATTTCATAGTCACAATTTTTCATAGCCATAATTACATGTagtgttattttctttgtattttttaaatgattcttcttttaaaaaatctatgtgtAAGGAGTAACTTATTATTGCATATGAGAAAGAAATATTCCCCAAAAATAAAAGACCTACATAAAAACACATTCCAttaaatttatagttattacatgTTAATGTGAAAAATACTTCTGTGTGTACCCCCAAAATCACCCCAAGTCCTTGCAATGTGTGTATGACCCACTGGGCCAGAGAATGGCCGTGTTAGCAGATCGTGCCCCAGCGGCCAGCTCAGGTCCTCATCCTCTCTGTGGGGCAGACACAAGCAGCGGCTTGCTTAGGTTCCCTTGGCTCATCTGCAGGCTTGGGCTGATAACGATGTCGCCTCCGGGGTTTGGTTTGGAGGGTAGGTAACGCCGGCGGTAAGGAGAGTGCAGCACCCGTAGTCCCTCGTGATTAGCGTTGCGTTTGTTGTCTGAATCCTCAGGCTTCTGTGTCGTCTGACGGCG belongs to Phacochoerus africanus isolate WHEZ1 chromosome 3, ROS_Pafr_v1, whole genome shotgun sequence and includes:
- the RBM44 gene encoding LOW QUALITY PROTEIN: RNA-binding protein 44 (The sequence of the model RefSeq protein was modified relative to this genomic sequence to represent the inferred CDS: substituted 1 base at 1 genomic stop codon), with protein sequence MQATAVVKTAAGKGYHTDGGNAQKDEPARPQRGYLLLSPNGSKEAQLTLLDDWDPLALGKSANDNEISSVGKIDLLAPSLTVSPDTDVERAHSKSSEFEDSTDYAVLSETYSIHYSESKLQKRLIPLNSELDSELQKKEEMFFDILEHQGNKAIDLERIYKNSDDDYNETTEEMLKHDADGDSQQEYHSAEEQEYISNHLYFDQTETLNISNLEVWALRNPSNREENHVKLQSNSGISFDSVDTYGQEESPHVSTFRNSVMLREYQAPECGKCEEQETSVMYHTAFDGMALRSSPLDHQASPSESGFFNPQKALKTRVYPGKMKSQLAESKDFGGNSVVENRMLQHLENPSTLPQDRDLETRLVKTQPRKDCQTSWTSIFDDSAVSASGHSHCKSLQNTPNPALDSSVSLPRSASRGNQAVEEGGCPKMASGSAAHQARSHVAEAPCPESMTDGARCTVTVNQTVDVSTDFRACFTTSRATNAGSSVVSTSSNTEVTMMSKKRPGEWRRERRRSVACDADAQTAVAKGSLGKSLSVGSLKPNGNFLNEDSLEVRKAFDITDLSKHSERXVRCISLQIQAEKTLPSKCCEQIMQRAVQAESHLLNVHYQMCHQHCSDIYKLLMDNREVLDRSLSSNSTKKELGSALRSVLGDLKVRYVNLKEKINKGVPLEELPPLSLESKLLSAFSTFASRLMKKESHVFSGDDSERDHQSTHDVDVSSSLKTAHSQASVSSDGGCPEQDVAPTEAVLQRADTDAGLSRLRLEGEDSRNYREISEDWFDAKENLTGADFPREQESQIEQDIGDPASTQERKSAEALPRDEGYLVHVGGLCPSLSEADLRSHFQKYEISDISIYDSSPNYRYASLALKKNDDAKMAVKEMNDIEINGKSVNVWLVKTPAECTSPLSSKNGNKVSFNNLEKSISKEINSASSLSRLPRTRPRHLGSEQDSEFFPFDQKGVKKNCKQIESAKLLPDTPIQFIPPNTLNLRSLTKIMKRLTELYPEVSRDRIIDALQEVRLNHRGFLHGLSISTIVEMTSSVLENYASKSSKREVRWKPQ